One Panicum virgatum strain AP13 chromosome 3N, P.virgatum_v5, whole genome shotgun sequence DNA segment encodes these proteins:
- the LOC120666024 gene encoding omega-hydroxypalmitate O-feruloyl transferase-like — protein sequence MASGRRPSRVQALSAYLWKALAGVVAASRVPEERCRLAWWVDARPRLAAPELAAVMPNYFGNATTYTSADATTEEVRRKLLADVAAMVREAITAIDYDEYVQEISDWVEEHKEEIFVESPLLGLGAPTLSQTVFASFPLDTDFGFGQAALAMPVFRYTRLSSGFMAISARPSGGDGSWFVSACMWPRLATALESDEQHIFKPLTADFLGLV from the coding sequence atggcgagcggcaGGCGCCCCTCCCGCGTCCAGGCGCTGTCGGCGTACCTGTGGaaggcgctcgccggcgtggtGGCCGCGTCGCGGGTGCCCGAGGAGCGCTGCCGCCTGGCGTGGTGGGTGGACGCCCGGCCGCGGCTGGCGGCGCCAGAGCTCGCCGCCGTGATGCCCAACTACTTCGGCAACGCCACGACGTACACCTCCGCGGACGCGACCACGGAGGAGGTCCGGCGGAAGCTGCTGGCGGACGTCGCGGCCATGGTGCGGGAGGCCATCACGGCGATCGACTACGACGAGTACGTGCAGGAGATCAGCGACTGGGTGGAGGAGCACAAGGAGGAGATCTTCGTGGAGTCGCCGCTGCTCGGGCTCGGCGCCCCGACGCTGAGCCAGACGGTGTTCGCGTCGTTCCCGCTCGACACGGACTTCGGCTTCGGCCAGGCGGCGCTCGCCATGCCCGTCTTCCGCTACACGAGGCTGAGCTCCGGATTCATGGCCATCAGCGCGCGCCCCTCGGGAGGCGACGGGTCCTGGTTCGTCAGCGCCTGCATGTGGCCGCGGCTTGCGACGGCGCTCGAATCTGACGAGCAGCACATCTTCAAGCCTCTCACGGCAGACTTTCTTGGCCTGGTCTAG